The following are from one region of the Ptychodera flava strain L36383 chromosome 15, AS_Pfla_20210202, whole genome shotgun sequence genome:
- the LOC139151527 gene encoding small ribosomal subunit protein uS5: protein MADEGSAGGRGGFRGGFGGRGRGRGRGRGRGRGRGRGKAEDKEWMPVTKLGRLVKDLKIKSLEEIYLYSLPIKEHEIIDFFLGSALKDEVLKIMPVQKQTRAGQRTRFKAFVAIGDSNGHIGLGVKCSKEVATAIRGAIILAKLSVVPVRRGYWGNKIGKPHTVPCKVTGKCGSVLVRLIPAPRGTGIVSAPVPKKLLNMAGIDDCYTQATGQTATLGNFAKATFQAISRTYSYLTPDMWKETVFSKSPYQEFTDYLTKTHTQVQAKHQEAKSY, encoded by the exons ATGGCAGACGAAGGATCAGCCGGTGGCAGAGGTGGATTCCGTGGTGGCTTTGGCGGCCGTGGTCGCGGCAGAGGCCGTGGACGGGGACGTGGTAGAGGTCGTGGTCGTGGAAAGGCAGAGGATAAAGAGTGGATGCCAGTCACAAAGTTGGGAAGACTTGTGAAAGATCTGAAGATCAAGAGTTTGGAAGAGATCTACCTTTACTCCTTGCCCATTAAG GAGCATGAAATCATCGACTTCTTCTTAGGCTCTGCCCTGAAAGATGAAGTTCTGAAGATCATGCCAGTTCAGAAACAAACCCGTGCTGGACAACGTACAAGATTCAAG GCATTTGTTGCTATTGgagactccaatggtcacataGGATTGGGTGTCAAGTGTTCCAAGGAAGTAGCAACCGCAATCCGTGGTGCCATCATTCTGGCCAAGCTCTCTGTTGTTCCAGTACGTCGTGGATACTGGGGTAACAAGATTGGCAAACCCCACACTGTACCTTGCAAG GTGACAGGTAAATGTGGCAGTGTATTGGTACGTCTGATTCCAGCACCCAGAGGTACAGGCATTGTGAGTGCCCCGGTACCAAAGAAGTTACTCAACATGGCTGGTATTGATGATTGCTACACTCAGGCCACTGGTCAGACGGCTACCCTTGGCAACTTTG CTAAAGCAACATTCCAGGCCATTAGTAGAACGTACAGCTACCTGACCCCTGACATGTGGAAGGAGACTGTATTCAGCAAGTCCCCGTACCAAGAATTCACCGATTACCTGACTAAGACGCATACCCAGGTACAGGCCAAGCACCAAGAGGCAAAGTCTTATTAA